In one window of Tolypothrix sp. PCC 7712 DNA:
- a CDS encoding YHS domain-containing protein, with protein sequence MKSERDGQTYYFCSQTCLHTFESQLAG encoded by the coding sequence TTGAAGTCCGAGCGAGACGGACAAACTTACTATTTTTGCAGCCAGACTTGCCTGCATACTTTTGAATCACAACTAGCAGGATGA